Proteins encoded by one window of Manihot esculenta cultivar AM560-2 chromosome 10, M.esculenta_v8, whole genome shotgun sequence:
- the LOC110624918 gene encoding hippocampus abundant transcript-like protein 1 isoform X3 encodes MSWRVYVFSGYLSQWSPTNALLAYNQSREFVYAYYALRTISFIISQGSIFCIAVAYAADFVKEGRRAAVFSWITGLFSASHVIGNVLARFLPGKYIFLVSIALLICCPLYMQFFLLETVERNQRREQKSTFLAMTMKVFHTRYKSMVDAATVVFSSPTLRGISFVSFFYELGMSGISSVLFYYLKSVFGYNKNQYSEILLMVGIGEIFSQILVLPLTNPLVGEKVILCLSLLASIAYALLYGLAWSSWVPYLSASFGAIYVLVTPSTYAIISKASSSTNQGKAQGFIAGVKSVASLLSPLAMSPLTSLFLSGNAPFNCKGFSIIVASVCMIVALGFACLLKSEQQLTRTSEEDIETPLLSDNQLAA; translated from the exons cTTTGCTTGCCTATAACCAATCAAGAGAATTTGTATATGCCTACTATGCGCTCCGTAcaatttcatttattataaGTCAAGGAAGCATTTTCTGCATTGCTGTTGCTTATGCG GCAGATTTTGTCAAAGAAGGCAGGAGGGCTGCAGTATTTAGTTGGATAACTGGTCTTTTTTCTGCTTCTCATGTCATAGGAAATGTTTTAGCACGTTTTCTGCCTGGGAAATACATTTTTCTG GTTTCAATTGCTCTCTTGATCTGTTGTCCACTTTATATGCAATTCTTTCTACTTGAGACGGTTGAACGGAATCAAAGGAGGGAGCAAAAATCAACTTTCTTAGCTATGACCATGAAGGTTTTCCATACGCGATATAAATCAATGGTAGATGCTGCAACAGTAGTCTTTAGCAG CCCCACACTTAGAGGAATTTCTTTTGTTTCCTTCTTCTATGAGTTGGGAATGTCCGGCATCAGCAGTGTCTTATTT TACTATCTCAAGTCAGTGTTTGGTTATAACAAAAATCAATATTCAGAAATTCTCTTAATGGTGGGAATTGGCGAAATCTTTTCTCAG ATTTTGGTCCTTCCTCTTACCAATCCATTGGTTGGTGAGAAAGTGATACTGTGTCTATCCTTACTTGCATCAATAGCTTAT GCTCTTCTATATGGATTGGCATGGTCGTCGTGG GTGCCATACTTGAGTGCTTCATTTGGAGCAATTTACGTCCTTGTAACCCCTTCT ACTTATGCTATTATTTCCAAAGCCTCAAGCTCAACTAATCAG GGAAAAGCACAAGGATTCATTGCAGGTGTGAAGTCAGTAGCTAGTTTGTTATCCCCTCTGGCAATGAGTCCATTAACTT CACTGTTCCTTTCTGGCAATGCCCCTTTCAACTGCAAAGGTTTCAGCATCATAGTTGCATCTGTATGCATG ATAGTCGCTTTAGGCTTTGCTTGCCTGCTTAAATCAGAGCAACAGTTAACTAGGACCTCGGAGGAAGATATTGAAACCCCACTCTTATCTGACAATCAACTGGCTGCCTAA
- the LOC110624918 gene encoding hippocampus abundant transcript-like protein 1 isoform X2 → MVVLPLLGQLADEYGRKPLLLITVSTSIFPFALLAYNQSREFVYAYYALRTISFIISQGSIFCIAVAYAADFVKEGRRAAVFSWITGLFSASHVIGNVLARFLPGKYIFLVSIALLICCPLYMQFFLLETVERNQRREQKSTFLAMTMKVFHTRYKSMVDAATVVFSSPTLRGISFVSFFYELGMSGISSVLFYYLKSVFGYNKNQYSEILLMVGIGEIFSQILVLPLTNPLVGEKVILCLSLLASIAYALLYGLAWSSWVPYLSASFGAIYVLVTPSTYAIISKASSSTNQGKAQGFIAGVKSVASLLSPLAMSPLTSLFLSGNAPFNCKGFSIIVASVCMIVALGFACLLKSEQQLTRTSEEDIETPLLSDNQLAA, encoded by the exons ATGGTGGTATTACCACTCCTAGGCCagcttgcagatgagtatgGGCGTAAACCACTCCTACTTATCACTGTATCTACTTCCATATTTCCTTTTG cTTTGCTTGCCTATAACCAATCAAGAGAATTTGTATATGCCTACTATGCGCTCCGTAcaatttcatttattataaGTCAAGGAAGCATTTTCTGCATTGCTGTTGCTTATGCG GCAGATTTTGTCAAAGAAGGCAGGAGGGCTGCAGTATTTAGTTGGATAACTGGTCTTTTTTCTGCTTCTCATGTCATAGGAAATGTTTTAGCACGTTTTCTGCCTGGGAAATACATTTTTCTG GTTTCAATTGCTCTCTTGATCTGTTGTCCACTTTATATGCAATTCTTTCTACTTGAGACGGTTGAACGGAATCAAAGGAGGGAGCAAAAATCAACTTTCTTAGCTATGACCATGAAGGTTTTCCATACGCGATATAAATCAATGGTAGATGCTGCAACAGTAGTCTTTAGCAG CCCCACACTTAGAGGAATTTCTTTTGTTTCCTTCTTCTATGAGTTGGGAATGTCCGGCATCAGCAGTGTCTTATTT TACTATCTCAAGTCAGTGTTTGGTTATAACAAAAATCAATATTCAGAAATTCTCTTAATGGTGGGAATTGGCGAAATCTTTTCTCAG ATTTTGGTCCTTCCTCTTACCAATCCATTGGTTGGTGAGAAAGTGATACTGTGTCTATCCTTACTTGCATCAATAGCTTAT GCTCTTCTATATGGATTGGCATGGTCGTCGTGG GTGCCATACTTGAGTGCTTCATTTGGAGCAATTTACGTCCTTGTAACCCCTTCT ACTTATGCTATTATTTCCAAAGCCTCAAGCTCAACTAATCAG GGAAAAGCACAAGGATTCATTGCAGGTGTGAAGTCAGTAGCTAGTTTGTTATCCCCTCTGGCAATGAGTCCATTAACTT CACTGTTCCTTTCTGGCAATGCCCCTTTCAACTGCAAAGGTTTCAGCATCATAGTTGCATCTGTATGCATG ATAGTCGCTTTAGGCTTTGCTTGCCTGCTTAAATCAGAGCAACAGTTAACTAGGACCTCGGAGGAAGATATTGAAACCCCACTCTTATCTGACAATCAACTGGCTGCCTAA